In a genomic window of Gouania willdenowi chromosome 11, fGouWil2.1, whole genome shotgun sequence:
- the LOC114472492 gene encoding golgin subfamily A member 6-like protein 22: MTDPERRLYDHRTKLIQDLRAGIRHLKRALKKKTGTIQTLRLRVQSYLKKNENNLAKELQIKIKIYDNTLSRSQALHRKNSTLKNTGHVSKKRRQKYSKAKVNMKRHMRIPEENCVIEDMDKEGKTTKEVLPDQEPCTQLPDLQTENDQNLPEIREHLLEEDIKDHQNQLQMLDRNRAQHELKKHRWEKKEQQLVQEKHHLILKSKELQELTLLTDKQKEKIRKEQKKAEKEVAKLKAKEEKMKQNQRKNEKAKLKKEKEERLKEEKLKKKEEEHLQKETKQAKKEKQLKVENEQKKKEKLEKKEKKLREKENQKWRKKKKKLEKKEARLQNEQKQLLIAKEKDLMKRFEAWEREKEKMHLSKNKEAKLKKEKEQWPCIRIFKKKKKEPQEKEKPMWKKEKGKLEKLEKREARLQKKEQLLNAKKEDLKKRLEALEKKKLNLRKEKEERLKKEKLKKKEEERLQKEETK; the protein is encoded by the coding sequence ATGACAGATCCAGAAAGGAGGCTTTATGATCACAGAACCAAATTAATCCAGGATCTGCGTGCAGGGATCAGACACCTAAAAAGAgccttaaaaaagaaaactggcACAATACAGACATTGAGGTTAAGAGTACAGAGTTAcctaaagaaaaatgaaaataacctAGCCAAGGAACTGCAGATTAAGATAAAGATATATGATAATACATTGTCAAGAAGCCAGGCATTGCACAGAAAGAACAGtactttgaaaaacactggacaTGTTTCGAAGAAGAGGAGACAAAAGTACAGTAAAGCAAAGGTAAACATGAAGAGACATATGAGGATTCCGGAGGAGAACTGTGTGATCGAGGACATGGACAAAGAAGgcaaaacaacaaaggaagtCCTCCCAGACCAGGAACCGTGCACTCAGCTGCCAGACCTGCAGacagaaaatgaccaaaacCTTCCTGAGATACGGGAGCACCTTTTGGAAGAAGACATTAAAGATCATCAAAACCAACTACAAATGTTGGACAGAAACAGGGCGCAGCATGAGCTGAAAAAACACAGATGGGAAAAGAAAGAGCAGCAATTAGTCCAAGAGAAACACCATCTCATACTGAAGAGCAAAGAGCTGCAGGAGCTCACTCtgctgacagacaaacagaaagaaaagatcAGGAAAGAGCAGAAGAAAGCTGAGAAGGAGGTCGCCAAACTGAAAGCAAAGGAAGAGAAAATGAAGCAAAATCAGCGCAAAAACGAGAAAGCTAAActtaagaaagagaaagaagagAGACTGAAGGAAGAGAAACTcaagaaaaaggaggaagaacatctgcaaaaagagacaaaacaagcaaagAAAGAGAAACAACTGAAAGTAGAGAACGagcaaaagaagaaagaaaaacttgagaaaaaggaaaaaaaactgcgggaaaaggaaaaccaaaagtggagaaagaaaaaaaagaaacttgagAAAAAGGAAGCACGTCTGcagaatgaacaaaaacaactgtTGATTGCCAAGGAAAAGGACCTGATGAAAAGGTTTGAGGCATGGGagagggaaaaagaaaaaatgcatcTGAGCAAGAACAAGGAAGCCAAActtaagaaagagaaagaacagTGGCCGTGTATAAGAATattcaagaagaagaagaaagaaccgcaagaaaaggaaaagccaatgtggaaaaaagagaaagggaAACTTGAGAAACTTGAGAAAAGGGAAGCACGTCTGCagaaaaaagaacaactgtTGAACGCCAAGAAAGAGGACCTAAAGAAAAGGTTAGAGGCGTTGGAAAAGAAAAAGCTAAACTTAAGAAAAGAGAAGGAAGAGAGACTGAAGAAAGAGAAACTCaagaaaaaagaggaagaaCGTCTGCAAAAAGAGGAGACAAAATGA